One Mya arenaria isolate MELC-2E11 chromosome 5, ASM2691426v1 genomic window carries:
- the LOC128233378 gene encoding protein amalgam-like → MIKIGSVFLLLYCYTAWGADPKVRLRQTFPETQLVYNYKTLVVEKDKDCYMACVVDNKPADKKVQWLIQNFMSNTTISISTDTDTQNAFKYQIDKPAANNWRLKIQNVQESDQALYICRVQLGGQQNANDSRMIQVIQKPQVVDIFTSSDTTQKEGDPLTLRCSASGIPTPMITWQMSGGGVLPTGGRELTSPVIVIPSVDRSYRGEYKCIAKNTAGVDVRRIYLGVLFAPEVSVHQFRKEVYQAPGYSKELTCEAKGNPVPTQEQIIWYKEDQLLSDPNKYVMKSYFGSNYVLMKLRINDISDADYGMYTCHAENNEGGNENTVILSRSSSYVPEYEMFRASSGGMGVIALSVSTLLMFVATALLHLC, encoded by the exons ATGATTAAGATAGGTTCTGTGTTCCTGTTGCTGTACTGTTACACAG catgGGGTGCAGATCCAAAGGTTCGATTGCGGCAGACTTTTCCAGAAACCCAGTTGGTGTACAATTACAAGACGCTAGTGGTGGAGAAAGACAAGGACTGTTACATGGCCTGTGTAGTGGATAATAAACCTGCAGATAAAAAG gtACAATGGTTGATACAGAACTTCATGTCCAACACCACCATCTCCATATCTACGGACACAGACACACAGAATGCCTTCAAGTATCAGATAGACAAGCCAGCAGCCAACAACTGGAGGTTGAAGATACAGAATGTGCAGGAATCCGACCAGGCTTTGTACATCTGCCGTGTACAGCTAGGAGGACAGCAGAATGCTAATGACAGTCGAATGATTCAAGTAATAC AGAAGCCACAGGTGGTTGACATCTTCACAAGCTCTGACACCACACAGAAGGAGGGAGACCCACTTACCCTGAGGTGCAGTGCCAGTGGAATCCCCACACCCATGATTACCTGGCAGATGTCAGGAGGCGGGGTCCTACCCACAGGAGGCAGGGAGCTTACA TCCCCAGTGATAGTAATCCCATCAGTGGACCGGTCGTATCGAGGGGAGTACAAATGTATAGCTAAAAACACAGCAGGGGTGGATGTTAGACGAATATACCTCGGTGTTCTGT TTGCTCCAGAGGTGTCTGTCCACCAGTTCCGTAAGGAAGTGTATCAAGCCCCGGGCTACAGTAAAGAGTTGACATGTGAAGCCAAGGGCAACCCTGTACCTACCCAGGAACAGATTATCTGGTACAAGGAGGACCAGTTGCTCAGCGATCCAAATAA ATATGTGATGAAATCCTACTTCGGATCTAACTATGTGCTGATGAAACTCCGTATCAATGACATTTCCGATGCCGACTACGGTATGTATACATGCCACGCGGAAAACAACGAAGGAGGGAACGAAAATACAGTTATTCTCAGTC GCTCAAGCAGTTATGTACCGGAATATGAGATGTTCCGGGCATCTTCGGGGGGTATGGGTGTGATTGCGCTCAGTGTATCAACGTTGCTGATGTTCGTTGCCACAGCACTGCTTCATCTGTGCTGA